One part of the Burkholderia vietnamiensis LMG 10929 genome encodes these proteins:
- the narJ gene encoding nitrate reductase molybdenum cofactor assembly chaperone, which produces MSGAPDPTYAAFAALLDYPDDTLVDVLDSIDGHLRERAQLPKRARTGLERFFAYVRARDLLTLQENYVALFDRGRATSLHLFEHVHGESRDRGQAMVDLLQMYERHGLTLNPGELPDYLPVFLEYLSRLPAPDARTLLAETGDILTALAGQLARRGSHYSFVVGALLPLAGLAPVEPPAAADDDVAAVKPGADDYRALDASYADEAVRFVGAATPAEQTIQFHDKRPARSA; this is translated from the coding sequence ATGAGCGGCGCACCCGATCCGACCTATGCGGCGTTCGCGGCGCTGCTCGACTATCCCGACGACACGCTCGTCGACGTGCTCGATTCGATCGACGGCCACCTGCGCGAGCGGGCGCAGCTGCCGAAGCGCGCGCGCACCGGCCTCGAGCGGTTTTTCGCGTACGTGCGTGCGCGCGACCTGCTCACGCTGCAGGAGAACTACGTCGCGCTGTTCGACCGCGGCCGCGCGACGTCGCTGCATCTGTTCGAGCACGTGCACGGTGAATCGCGCGACCGCGGGCAGGCGATGGTCGACCTTCTGCAGATGTACGAGCGCCACGGGCTGACGCTGAACCCCGGCGAGCTGCCCGATTATCTGCCCGTGTTCCTCGAATACCTGTCGCGCCTGCCCGCGCCCGACGCACGCACGCTGCTCGCCGAGACCGGCGACATCCTCACCGCGCTTGCCGGCCAGCTCGCGCGGCGCGGCAGCCATTACAGCTTCGTTGTCGGCGCGCTGCTGCCGCTCGCCGGCCTGGCGCCGGTCGAGCCGCCGGCCGCCGCGGACGACGACGTGGCGGCCGTGAAGCCCGGTGCGGACGACTACCGCGCGCTCGACGCGTCGTATGCGGATGAAGCCGTGCGCTTCGTCGGCGCGGCGACGCCGGCCGAGCAGACGATCCAGTTCCACGACAAGCGGCCCGCCCGCAGCGCGTGA
- the narH gene encoding nitrate reductase subunit beta, with product MKIRAQIAMVLNLDKCIGCHTCSVTCKNVWTSREGMEYAWFNNVETKPGIGYPKDWENQDRWRGGWQRRADGRIEPRQGGKWRLLAQIFANPHLPEIDDYYEPFTFDYGHLQEAGHARAMPVARPRSLISGQRLEKIEWGPNWEEILGGEFEKRAKDYNFEAVQKEIYGQFENTFMMYLPRLCEHCLNPACVASCPSGSIYKREEDGIVLIDQDKCRGWRMCVSGCPYKKIYYNWQSGKAEKCIFCYPRIEAGQPTVCSETCVGRIRYLGVLLYDADRISEAASAESEQDLYEAQLSLFLDPNDPTVIAQAERDGVPAAWLDAARRSPAYKMAIDWKIAFPLHPEYRTLPMVWYVPPLSPINAAANSGELGMNGYLPDVESLRIPLRYLANLLTAGDEAPVKLALERLLAMRAFMRARHVDGVDARGVLDQVGLSLAQVEEMYRYLAIANYEDRFVIPTTHREYAENAYDLRASCGFSFGNGCSDGRSEGSLFSPKKGAKTIPINEVSR from the coding sequence ATGAAGATACGTGCACAGATCGCGATGGTGCTGAACCTCGACAAGTGCATCGGGTGTCACACCTGCTCGGTGACCTGCAAGAACGTGTGGACCAGCCGCGAAGGGATGGAATACGCGTGGTTCAACAACGTCGAGACCAAGCCGGGCATCGGCTATCCGAAGGACTGGGAGAACCAGGACCGCTGGCGCGGCGGCTGGCAGCGCCGCGCCGACGGCCGGATCGAGCCGCGTCAGGGCGGCAAGTGGCGGCTGCTCGCGCAGATCTTCGCGAACCCGCATCTGCCCGAGATCGACGACTACTACGAGCCGTTCACGTTCGACTACGGGCATCTGCAGGAGGCCGGCCACGCGCGCGCGATGCCGGTGGCACGACCGCGCTCGCTGATCAGCGGCCAGCGCCTCGAGAAGATCGAGTGGGGGCCGAACTGGGAGGAGATTCTCGGCGGCGAGTTCGAGAAGCGCGCGAAGGACTACAACTTCGAGGCGGTCCAGAAGGAGATCTACGGGCAGTTCGAGAACACCTTCATGATGTACCTGCCGCGCCTGTGCGAACACTGCCTGAACCCGGCGTGCGTCGCGTCGTGCCCGTCGGGCTCGATCTACAAGCGCGAGGAGGACGGCATCGTGCTGATCGATCAGGACAAGTGTCGCGGCTGGCGCATGTGCGTGTCCGGATGCCCGTACAAGAAGATCTACTACAACTGGCAGAGCGGCAAGGCCGAGAAGTGCATCTTCTGCTATCCGCGCATCGAGGCCGGCCAGCCGACCGTGTGCTCGGAAACCTGTGTCGGCCGCATCCGCTATCTCGGCGTGCTGCTGTACGACGCCGACCGGATCAGCGAGGCCGCCAGCGCCGAGAGCGAGCAGGACCTGTACGAGGCGCAACTGTCGCTGTTCCTCGATCCGAACGACCCGACGGTGATCGCGCAGGCCGAGCGCGACGGCGTGCCGGCCGCGTGGCTCGACGCCGCGCGCCGTTCGCCGGCCTACAAGATGGCGATCGACTGGAAGATCGCGTTCCCGCTGCATCCGGAATACCGGACGCTGCCGATGGTCTGGTACGTGCCGCCGCTGTCGCCCATCAATGCTGCCGCGAACAGCGGCGAGCTCGGGATGAACGGCTACCTGCCCGACGTCGAATCGCTGCGCATTCCGCTGCGCTATCTGGCGAACCTGCTGACGGCCGGCGACGAGGCGCCCGTGAAGCTCGCGCTCGAACGGCTGCTGGCGATGCGCGCGTTCATGCGCGCGCGCCACGTCGACGGCGTCGACGCGCGCGGCGTGCTCGACCAGGTCGGGCTGTCGCTCGCGCAGGTCGAGGAGATGTACCGCTATCTCGCGATCGCGAACTACGAGGATCGCTTCGTGATCCCGACCACGCATCGCGAGTACGCAGAGAACGCGTACGACCTGCGCGCCTCGTGCGGCTTCTCGTTCGGCAACGGCTGTTCGGACGGCCGCTCCGAGGGGAGCCTGTTCAGTCCGAAGAAAGGCGCGAAAACCATTCCGATCAACGAGGTATCGCGATGA
- the narI gene encoding respiratory nitrate reductase subunit gamma gives MNAYLHQFLFGIYPYICLAVLLVGSLIRFDREQYTWKSDSSQLLRHGMLRLGSNLFHWGVLVVVLGHFGGFLAPHWLVSPFMSASGHQLVAMVAGGAAGVAGIVGLTILIWRRLGDARIRGNSRTSDIVIVLMLWVQLALGLGTVVLSTRHMDGAMFEQLTDYVKGVVTFRPNVASLLVGVPLTYRLHILLGFTIFLVSPFTRMVHIWSGIASVAYLIRPYQLVRKR, from the coding sequence ATGAACGCTTACTTGCATCAGTTCCTGTTCGGGATCTACCCGTACATCTGTCTCGCCGTGCTGCTGGTGGGCAGCCTGATCCGCTTCGACCGCGAGCAGTACACGTGGAAAAGCGATTCGTCCCAGCTGCTGCGGCACGGCATGCTGCGGCTCGGCAGCAACCTGTTCCATTGGGGCGTGCTCGTCGTCGTGCTCGGGCACTTCGGCGGGTTTCTCGCGCCGCACTGGCTGGTGTCGCCGTTCATGTCGGCGTCCGGGCATCAGCTCGTCGCGATGGTGGCGGGCGGCGCGGCCGGCGTCGCGGGGATCGTCGGGCTGACGATCCTGATCTGGCGGCGCCTCGGCGACGCGCGCATCCGCGGCAACAGCCGCACGTCCGACATCGTGATCGTGCTGATGCTGTGGGTGCAGCTCGCGCTCGGGCTCGGCACCGTCGTGCTTTCGACGCGTCACATGGACGGCGCGATGTTCGAGCAGCTGACCGACTACGTGAAGGGCGTCGTCACGTTCCGCCCGAACGTCGCGAGCCTGCTCGTCGGCGTGCCGCTCACGTACCGGCTTCACATCCTGCTCGGCTTCACGATCTTCCTCGTGTCGCCGTTCACGCGGATGGTTCACATCTGGAGCGGGATCGCTTCGGTTGCGTACCTGATCCGCCCATACCAGCTCGTGCGCAAGCGCTGA
- a CDS encoding nitrate reductase subunit alpha gives MSHFLDRLRYFSTARPGFSNGHGAVTDEDRKWEDGYRLRWQHDKIVRSTHGVNCTGSCSWKVYVKGGIVTWETQQTDYPRTRPDMPNHEPRGCSRGASYSWYLYSANRLKHPMVRSALVKLWRERRRTLAPVDAWRSIVEDDASRRAYQSRRGLGGFVRASWDEVNEIVAAANVYTVERHGPDRVVGFSPIPAMSMVSYAAGSRYLSLIGGVCLSFYDWYCDLPPASPQTWGEQTDVPESADWYNSTFIMMWGSNVPQTRTPDAHFLVEARYRGTKVVSVFPDYAEGAKFGDLWLHPKQGTDAALALAMGHVILKEYHLAGNSDYFIDYCKRFTDMPALVRLVPHGDGYVPERLVRASDFDDSLDEAAHPDWKTVMIDDANGEFVVPVGSVGFRWGQQADADKGKWNLRGETSKGAALAPRLSCTAAHDDVVDVLFPYFGNQPHAHFNSTHHGSELSRRIGVRRVATRNGEMLVATVYDLFVANYGLDQGLGGRDVAASYDDDIPYTPAWQEAITGVKRADVISVARQFAENAHKTQGKSMVIIGAGINHWFHMDMSYRAIINMLIMCGCIGKPGGGWSHYVGQEKLRPQTGWTALAFALDWTRPPRHMNATSFFYAHTDQWRYDTMDPSTLLSPLADKTQFHGSPIDYNVRAERMGWLPSAPQLAVNPLKVGASLGDAAPAGAELARQLRNGTLQMACEDPDAPENFPRNLFVWRSNLLGSSGKGHEYFLKHLLGTTNGVQGEDLGATGGARPEEVKWRADAPRGKLDLLVTLDFRMSTTCMYSDVVLPTATWYEKDDMNTSDMHPFIHPLSAAVDPAWESKSDWEIFKGIAKRFSELCDGHLGVERDVVLAPIAHDTPGELAQPFDVQDWKRGECEPVPGRTMPAVIAVERDYPNTYARFTSLGPLLDKLGNGGKGIGWDTRDEVKLLGELNYKVADGAARGRPRIDTALDAAEVILALAPETNGEVAVKAWRALSGITGIDHTHLAAAREDEKIRFRDIQAQPRKIISSPTWSGIESEHVSYNAGYVNVHELVPWRTLTGRQQLYQDHAWMRAFGESLCVYKPPVDTGSYAHMVGTRSNGNPERVLNFLTPHQKWGIHSTYTDNLLMLTLSRGGPIVWMSEDDAKAIGAVDNDWIECFNSNGALCARAVVSQRIPSGMVMMYHAQEKIVNTPGSEITGTRGGIHNSVTRIALKPTHMIGGYAQLSYGFNYYGTVGSNRDEFLIVRKMNNIDWLDGEEPVGATPNVRAGETS, from the coding sequence ATGAGCCATTTCCTGGATAGATTGCGTTATTTCTCCACCGCCCGGCCAGGCTTTTCCAACGGGCACGGCGCCGTCACGGACGAGGACCGAAAATGGGAAGACGGCTATCGGCTGCGCTGGCAGCACGACAAGATCGTCCGTTCGACGCATGGCGTGAACTGCACGGGCTCGTGCTCGTGGAAGGTCTACGTGAAAGGCGGGATCGTCACCTGGGAAACCCAGCAGACCGACTACCCGCGCACCCGCCCGGACATGCCGAACCACGAGCCGCGCGGCTGCTCGCGCGGTGCTTCGTATTCCTGGTATCTGTATAGCGCCAACCGCCTCAAGCATCCGATGGTGCGCAGCGCGCTGGTGAAGCTGTGGCGCGAGCGCCGCCGCACGCTGGCGCCCGTCGACGCATGGCGCTCGATCGTCGAGGACGACGCGTCCCGGCGCGCGTACCAGAGCCGGCGCGGCCTCGGCGGCTTCGTGCGCGCGAGCTGGGACGAAGTCAACGAGATCGTTGCGGCCGCAAACGTCTACACGGTCGAGCGGCACGGCCCCGATCGCGTGGTCGGCTTCTCGCCGATCCCGGCGATGTCGATGGTGTCGTATGCGGCGGGCTCGCGCTATCTGTCGCTGATCGGCGGCGTGTGCCTGAGCTTCTACGACTGGTATTGCGACCTGCCGCCGGCCTCGCCGCAGACCTGGGGCGAGCAGACCGACGTGCCGGAATCGGCCGACTGGTACAACTCGACCTTCATCATGATGTGGGGCTCCAACGTCCCGCAGACCCGCACGCCCGACGCGCACTTCCTCGTCGAGGCGCGCTATCGCGGCACCAAGGTCGTGTCGGTGTTTCCCGATTACGCGGAAGGCGCGAAGTTCGGCGACCTGTGGCTGCACCCGAAGCAGGGCACCGACGCGGCGCTCGCGCTCGCGATGGGGCACGTGATCCTCAAGGAATATCACCTGGCGGGCAACAGCGACTACTTCATCGACTACTGCAAGCGCTTCACGGACATGCCGGCGCTCGTTCGGCTCGTGCCGCACGGCGACGGCTACGTGCCCGAGCGCCTCGTGCGCGCGTCCGACTTCGACGATTCGCTCGACGAGGCCGCGCATCCGGACTGGAAAACCGTGATGATCGACGACGCCAACGGCGAATTCGTCGTGCCGGTCGGCTCGGTCGGGTTCCGCTGGGGCCAGCAGGCCGACGCCGACAAGGGCAAATGGAACCTGCGCGGCGAGACGTCGAAGGGCGCGGCGCTGGCGCCGCGGCTGTCGTGCACGGCGGCGCATGACGACGTCGTCGACGTGCTGTTCCCGTACTTCGGCAACCAGCCTCACGCTCATTTCAACTCGACGCACCACGGCTCCGAACTGTCGCGCCGGATCGGCGTGCGGCGCGTCGCGACGCGCAACGGCGAGATGCTGGTCGCGACCGTCTACGACCTGTTCGTCGCGAACTACGGCCTCGACCAGGGATTGGGCGGCCGCGACGTGGCCGCGAGCTACGACGACGACATTCCGTACACGCCCGCGTGGCAGGAAGCGATCACCGGCGTGAAGCGCGCGGACGTGATCTCGGTCGCACGCCAGTTCGCGGAGAACGCGCACAAGACGCAGGGCAAGTCGATGGTGATCATCGGCGCGGGGATCAACCACTGGTTCCATATGGACATGTCGTACCGCGCGATCATCAACATGCTGATCATGTGCGGCTGCATCGGCAAGCCGGGCGGCGGCTGGTCGCATTACGTCGGGCAAGAGAAGCTGCGTCCGCAAACAGGCTGGACCGCGCTCGCGTTCGCGCTCGACTGGACCCGGCCGCCGCGGCACATGAACGCGACGTCGTTCTTCTACGCGCACACCGACCAGTGGCGCTACGACACGATGGACCCGAGCACGCTGCTGTCGCCGCTCGCCGACAAGACGCAGTTCCACGGATCGCCGATCGACTACAACGTGCGCGCGGAGCGGATGGGCTGGCTGCCGTCCGCGCCGCAGTTGGCGGTGAATCCGCTCAAGGTCGGCGCGAGTCTCGGCGATGCCGCGCCCGCGGGCGCCGAGCTCGCGCGGCAGTTGCGGAACGGCACGCTGCAAATGGCGTGCGAAGACCCGGACGCGCCCGAGAACTTCCCGCGCAACCTGTTCGTCTGGCGCTCGAACCTGCTCGGCTCGTCGGGCAAGGGCCACGAGTATTTCCTGAAGCATCTGCTCGGCACGACCAACGGCGTGCAGGGCGAGGATCTCGGCGCGACGGGCGGCGCGCGGCCGGAGGAAGTGAAGTGGCGCGCCGACGCGCCGCGCGGCAAGCTCGACCTGCTCGTCACGCTCGACTTCCGGATGTCGACCACCTGCATGTATTCCGACGTCGTGCTGCCCACGGCGACCTGGTACGAGAAGGACGACATGAACACGTCCGACATGCACCCGTTCATCCATCCGCTGTCGGCGGCGGTCGATCCAGCGTGGGAATCGAAGAGCGACTGGGAGATCTTCAAGGGCATCGCGAAGCGCTTCTCGGAGCTGTGCGACGGCCACCTCGGCGTCGAGCGCGACGTCGTGCTCGCGCCGATCGCGCACGATACGCCGGGCGAACTCGCGCAGCCGTTCGACGTGCAGGACTGGAAGCGCGGCGAATGCGAGCCGGTGCCGGGCCGCACGATGCCGGCCGTGATCGCGGTCGAGCGCGACTACCCGAACACCTACGCGCGCTTCACGTCGCTCGGCCCGCTGCTGGACAAGCTCGGCAACGGCGGCAAGGGCATCGGCTGGGACACCAGGGACGAAGTGAAGCTGCTCGGCGAGCTGAACTACAAGGTCGCCGACGGCGCCGCACGCGGGCGCCCGCGCATCGACACCGCGCTCGACGCGGCCGAGGTGATACTCGCGCTCGCGCCCGAGACCAACGGCGAAGTCGCGGTGAAGGCGTGGCGCGCGCTGTCCGGCATCACCGGCATCGACCACACGCATCTGGCCGCCGCGCGCGAGGACGAGAAGATCCGCTTCCGCGACATCCAGGCGCAGCCGCGCAAGATCATCTCGTCGCCGACGTGGAGCGGGATCGAATCCGAGCACGTGTCGTACAACGCCGGCTATGTGAACGTGCACGAGCTGGTGCCGTGGCGCACGCTGACCGGCCGTCAGCAGCTGTATCAGGACCATGCGTGGATGCGCGCGTTCGGCGAGTCGCTGTGCGTGTACAAGCCGCCGGTCGACACGGGCAGCTATGCGCACATGGTCGGCACGCGCTCGAACGGCAACCCCGAGCGCGTGCTGAACTTCCTGACGCCGCATCAGAAGTGGGGCATCCACAGCACCTACACGGACAACCTGCTGATGCTCACGCTGTCGCGCGGCGGCCCGATCGTGTGGATGTCGGAGGACGACGCGAAGGCGATCGGCGCGGTCGACAACGACTGGATCGAGTGCTTCAACTCGAACGGCGCGTTGTGCGCGCGGGCGGTCGTGAGCCAGCGGATCCCGTCGGGGATGGTGATGATGTACCACGCGCAGGAGAAGATCGTGAACACGCCGGGCTCCGAGATAACGGGCACGCGCGGCGGCATCCACAACTCGGTCACGCGCATCGCGCTGAAGCCGACGCACATGATCGGCGGCTATGCGCAGCTGTCGTACGGCTTCAATTACTACGGCACGGTCGGCTCGAATCGCGACGAGTTCCTGATCGTGCGCAAGATGAACAACATCGACTGGCTCGACGGGGAAGAACCCGTCGGCGCCACGCCGAACGTCCGCGCCGGAGAAACGTCATGA
- a CDS encoding peptidylprolyl isomerase — translation MNDVLCEAATAPLAINGVAFDAAAIAAEAEHHGDARDPLDAARHALAVRELLRQRAVALALIDASAPLDDAAVDALLERELTHVPQPDRADCERYYSRHAARFRRGDIVYASHVLFAVTERVPLAPLRERAQAALADVLAAPDTFEAVARASSNCPSAQVGGNLGQLLRGDTVPEFEAALFDGDALGVLPKLVNTRFGFHIVRIERRVPGAAVPFDEAAGQIAEYLAQCVRQRAMRQYVAVLAGAARIEGVAFDGASGPLVQ, via the coding sequence ATGAACGACGTTCTCTGCGAAGCCGCGACCGCGCCGCTCGCCATCAACGGCGTCGCCTTCGACGCCGCCGCCATCGCGGCCGAAGCCGAACATCACGGCGATGCGCGCGATCCGCTCGATGCGGCGCGCCATGCGCTGGCCGTGCGCGAACTGCTGCGGCAGCGCGCGGTCGCGCTCGCGCTGATCGATGCGAGCGCACCGCTCGACGACGCGGCCGTCGACGCGCTGCTCGAGCGCGAGCTCACGCACGTGCCGCAGCCGGATCGCGCCGACTGCGAGCGCTATTACAGCCGGCATGCGGCGCGCTTCCGCCGCGGCGACATCGTGTACGCGAGCCACGTGCTGTTCGCGGTGACGGAGCGCGTGCCGCTCGCACCGCTGCGCGAGCGCGCGCAGGCCGCGCTCGCCGACGTGCTGGCCGCGCCCGATACGTTCGAAGCGGTCGCGCGCGCGTCGTCGAACTGCCCGTCGGCGCAGGTCGGCGGCAACCTCGGGCAACTGCTGCGCGGCGACACCGTGCCGGAGTTCGAGGCCGCGCTGTTCGACGGCGACGCACTCGGCGTGCTGCCGAAGCTCGTCAATACGCGCTTCGGCTTTCACATCGTGCGCATCGAGCGGCGCGTGCCGGGCGCCGCGGTGCCGTTCGACGAAGCCGCCGGCCAGATCGCCGAGTACCTCGCGCAATGCGTGCGTCAGCGCGCGATGCGGCAGTACGTGGCCGTACTCGCGGGCGCCGCGCGCATCGAAGGCGTCGCCTTCGACGGCGCGAGCGGTCCGCTCGTTCAATGA